A window of Corvus cornix cornix isolate S_Up_H32 chromosome 4, ASM73873v5, whole genome shotgun sequence contains these coding sequences:
- the ANXA10 gene encoding annexin A10, with product MDAQLLGGALQGINCEKDVLIDILTQRCNSQRLMIAEAYRDMYSRDLITDLKENLSHHFKEVMVGLMYPPASYDAHELWHALKGVDIEEKCLIDILASRSNMEIFQMKEAYLMQYNTDLQQDIDSETSGHFRDTLMNLAQGTRMEGYADPSTAAQDAMILWEACQQKTGEHKNMLQMILCNRSHQQLWMVFQEFQNISGQDIVDAINECYDGYFQELLVAIVLCIRDKPSYFAYRLYNAIHDFGFHNKTVIRILIARSEIDLMNIRQRYKERYGKSLFHDIKHFASGHYESALLAICAGDTEDY from the exons ATGGATGCCCAGTTGCTAGGAGGAGCCCTACAGGGAATTA attGTGAAAAAGATGTGTTGATTGATATCCTAACTCAGCGTTGCAACTCACAGCGGCTCATGATTGCTGAGGCATACAGAGACATGTACAGCAGG gaTCTAataacagacctaaaagagaATCTCTCTCATCACTTCAAAGAAGTTATGGTTGGCTTGATGTATCCACCTGCCTCCTATGATGCCCACGAGCTTTGGCATGCCTTGAAG GGAGTAGacatagaagaaaaatgtctaaTTGACATATTAGCCTCAAGATCAAATATGGAGATCTTCCAGATGAAAGAAGCCTACCTAATGC AATATAATACTGATCTTCAACAAGATATTGATTCTGAGACGTCAGGTCACTTCAGAGATACACTCATGAACCTTGCTCAG gGAACAAGGATGGAAGGATATGCTGACCCTTCTACAGCTGCTCAGGATGCAATG ATTCTATGGGAAGCATGTCAGCAGAAGACAGGCGAACACAAAAACATGCTGCAAATGATTCTCTGCAACAGGAGTCACCAGCAGTTGTGGATGG tTTTCCAGGAGTTCCAAAATATCTCTGGGCAAGATATAGTAGATGCCATTAATGAATGTTACGATGGATACTTTCAAGAATTACTGGTTGCAATAG TTCTCTGCATTCGTGACAAGCCTTCCTACTTTGCTTACAGGCTTTATAATGCAATTCAT GACTTTGGGTTTCACAATAAAACAGTTATTAGGATTCTCATAGCCAGGAGTGAGATTGACTTGATGAACATACGACAGCGATACAAAGAGAGATACGGGAAATCACTCTTCCATGACATTAAA catTTTGCTTCAGGGCATTATGAGAGCGCTTTACTTGCTATCTGTGCTGGTGATACAGAAGATTACTAA
- the LOC104690845 gene encoding uncharacterized protein LOC104690845: MCRQAGCGQCVSEEHQGIFHSVNLIDTVYQEEKLTFFSTLKQMRIINEKLVNEISKRPTHTDMMLKNDTEIIELKFGEIFKTLEMKKKQLLEDLENQRVKKEKEFQIWKKMKETHKKTIENFLKDCEKLVHECDPQCFLEVACGLNTRMKTQLDVMNIASNWEKPPVYMPKTIDIKSVVNEILALELAPVNASIVQELPYEGNESSTLFKDTLKQWQDQKNMPGTFLPVAGQDEADGSRIPTRFMSISEMSAFQNMSHEELRYKYYMELQKLSNVFKTPNFPANKKYKFVTADTSKDKSSGTSSMSSPTKANNTDKINMGILRRADGFDKRSFSGSSAHSIPPTNMIFSETNGDLKLFPEGGAQEVSAPALSETSPDLLGKEKLPRQASAGTVFNKIDSNSSTSSDFKPAATVAVTVSNSESVDVSAERPSGVPFTFNASNNSLPRFSKGRGTFSFKKQDKKCAFPQFYLGRCDKLDKTNNQDNYGPETKNVVCDASTSPNLDSAESEKPHVLFPFGDSEGSWFAGSEVSNSCTVLPLSSYFSQSEMPSDKKRLSHVGEKTPCAKEPAGYGTQKPPVVGQQKPHTSESSTTVACSTSETNTGAGVNGVSKTPLPTSDFSFSFKTNFPLPSPVFSFGGIVRNTSDLLTSSMFFSGNGTEKMDKEKMKSPDKTLLNLEKPVSSECAEPAFLQGHSKCEGSCLPVNSSENAGSAETLGDGNTPYQPLCSGVLPAECENASSTQLITATQQEKKEKDEKTIAENNCVCPRREDKPEPVRFQNTACSGTCSDPSLGGSVLAVSETGGILKDSTSDT; the protein is encoded by the exons ATGTGCCGGCAGGCGGGGTGCGGGCAGTGCGTCTCCGAGGAGCATCAGGGCATCTTCCACTCTGTCAATCTCATAGACACGGTGTACCAGGAAGAGAAA TTAACCTTCTTTAGCACTCTGAAACAAATGAGGATAATAAATGAGAAGCTGGTGAATGAGATCTCAAAACGACCGACTCATACAGAT ATGATGCTGAAAAATGATACCGAGATAATTGAGCTGAAATTTGGAGAAATTTTCAAAActctagaaatgaaaaaaaagcaattactAGAAGATCTTGAAAATCAAAGagttaaaaaagagaaagaatttcagatttggaagaaaatgaaagaaactcACAAGAAGACTATTGAGAATTTTTTGAAGGATTGTGAAAAGCTTGTCCATGAGTGTGATCCTCAGTGTTTCCTGGAG GTGGCCTGTGGCTTGAATACAAG aatGAAAACTCAGCTTGATGTGATGAATATAGCATCCAACTGGGAAAAACCACCAGTGTATATGCCAAAGACGATAGATATCAAATCTGTGGTTAATGAAATCTTAGCATTGGAGTTAGCACCTGTTAATGCAAGCATTGTTCAAG AGCTACCTTATGAAGGAAATGAGAGCTCAACTCTATTTAAAGATACCTTAAAGCAGTGGCAGGACCAGAAGAATATGCCCGGCACGTTTCTT cctgTAGCAGGACAGGATGAAGCAGACGGTAGCAGGATCCCCACTCGATTTATGTCAATATCAGAAATgtcagcatttcaaaatatgaGTCATGAG GAGTTACGTTACAAATACTATATGGAACTTCAGAAGCTCTCCAATGTGTTTAAGACTCCAAATTTCCCTGCaaataaaaagtataaattTGTAACTGCTGACACCTCCAAGGATAAGTCCTCAGGAACTTCTTCTATGTCTTCACCTACCAAAGCAAATaacacagataaaataaatatgggAATTCTACGAAGAGCAGATGGCTTTGACAAAAGAAGCTTTTCTGGAAGCAGTGCTCATAGCATTCCACCCACAAATATGatcttttctgaaacaaatggtgacttaaaattatttcctgagGGAGGTGCGCAGGAAGTGTCTGCTCCAGCCTTGTCAGAAACCTCTCCAGACTTGTTAGGTAAAGAAAAATTGCCAAGACAAGCATCAGCAGGTactgttttcaataaaattgaCTCAAATTCTAGCACTTCATCAGACTTTAAGCCAGCAGCAACAGTGGCTGTTACTGTTTCAAATTCAGAATCTGTAGATGTTTCAGCAGAGAGACCTTCAGGTGTACCTTTTACTTTCAATGCATCTAACAACTCATTACCAAGATTTAGTAAAGGTAGAGgtacattttcctttaaaaagcaagacAAGAAATGTGCTTTCCCTCAGTTTTATTTAGGGAGATGTGATAAGCTGGATAAAACCAATAACCAGGATAATTATGGTCCTGAAACCAAAAACGTAGTTTGTGATGCTTCAACCAGTCCTAATTTAGACTCAGCAGAAAGTGAGAAACCACACgttttgtttccctttggcGATTCAGAAGGCAGCTGGTTTGCAGGATCAGAAGTCAGCAATTCATGTACGGTGTTACCATTATCGTCATATTTTAGCCAATCTGAGATGCCATCTGACAAAAAAAGATTATCTcatgtgggggaaaaaacacccTGTGCAAAGGAACCTGCAGGATATGGTACACAGAAACCACCTGTCGTAGGGCAACAAAAACCTCACACTTCAGAATCCAGCACAACTGTAGCTTGCAGTACTTCAGAAACCAACACTGGAGCTGGGGTGAATGGTGTCTCCAAGACGCCCCTTCCCACcagtgatttttcattttcttttaaaactaattttccaTTGCCTTCACCAGTATTTTCATTTGGAGGCATTGTCAGAAATACCTCTGATTTGCTGACttcttccatgtttttttctggaaacgGAACAGAAAAAATGGATAAGGAGAAGATGAAATCTCCTGACAAAACACTTCTGAATCTAGAGAAACCTGTATCTTCAGAGTGTGCAGAGCCTGCTTTTCTTCAGGGTCATTCAAAATGTGAAGGCTCATGTTTGCCTGTGAACTCATCTGAAAACGCTGGAAGTGCGGAAACGCTTGGTGATGGTAACACTCCTTATCAGCCGTTATGTTCAGGAGTCCTTCCCGCTGAATGTGAGAATGCATCTTCCACTCAACTCATTACAGCaacacaacaagaaaaaaaggaaaaagatgaaaaaactaTTGCTGAAAACAACTGTGTGTGTCCTAGAAGGGAGGATAAACCTGAGCCTGTACGGTTTCAGAATACAGCTTGTTCTGGCACATGCAGTGATCCATCTTTAGGAGGTTCTGTGCTTGCAGTAAGTGAGACAGGAGGAATCCTAAAAGACAGCACTTCGGACACTTAA